A genomic window from Arvicola amphibius chromosome 5, mArvAmp1.2, whole genome shotgun sequence includes:
- the Ccn5 gene encoding CCN family member 5, protein MRSTPLTHLLAVSFLCLPSMVCAQLCPVSCTCPWTPPQCPPGVPLVLDGCGCCRVCARLLGESCDHLHVCDSSQGLVCQPGAGPSGREAVCLLEEDDGSCEVNGRRYLDGETFQPNCRVLCRCDDGGFTCLPLCSENVRLPSWDCPRPRRVEVPGRCCPEWVCDQGARPRIQSYRAQGHQLSGLVTPASADVPCPKWSTAWGPCSTTCGLGIATRVSNENQFCQLEIQRRLCLSRPCLAAGNRSSWNSAF, encoded by the exons ATGAGGAGCACCCCACTGACCCATCTTCTGGCCgtctccttcctctgcctaccCTCAATG gtgTGTGCCCAGCTGTGCCCAGTGTCCTGTACTTGTCCCTGGACACCACCCCAGTGCCCACCAGGGGTCCCCCTGGTGCTGGATGGCTGTGGCTGCTGTCGGGTGTGTGCACGGCTGCTGGGGGAGTCCTGTGACCATCTGCACGTCTGCGACTCCAGCCAGGGCCTGGTTTGTCAGCCTGGGGCAGGCCCCAGTGGCCGGGAGGCCGTGTGCCTCT tgGAAGAGGATGACGGAAGCTGTGAGGTGAATGGCCGCAGGTACCTGGATGGGGAGACCTTTCAGCCCAATTGCAGGGTCCTCTGTCGCTGTGACGACGGTGGCTTCACCTGCCTGCCACTGTGCAGCGAGAATGTGAGACTGCCCAGCTGGGACTGCCCACGCCCCAGGAGAGTAGAGGTGCCTGGCAGGTGCTGTCCTGAGTGGGTGTGCGACCAGGGAGCGAGGCCGAGGATCCAGTCTTACAGGGCCCAAG GACACCAACTTTCTGGCCTCGTCACTCCTGCATCTGCTGATGTCCCCTGTCCAAAATGGAGCACAGCCTGGGGCCCCTGCTCAACCACCTGTGGGCTGGGGATAGCCACCCGAGTATCCAACGAGAACCAGTTCTGCCAGCTAGAGATCCAGCGCCGTCTGTGTCTGTCCAGACCCTGCCTGGCTGCCGGGAATCGCAGCTCATGGAACAGTGCCTTCTAG